A genomic window from Methylorubrum extorquens includes:
- a CDS encoding efflux RND transporter periplasmic adaptor subunit: MPARLFFHPAAMGLAALVLATLQTTPPARAAEEPPAAGVPDPAALLPAVSVVPAERREIVERAVVTGTLVPRDEILVAPEVEGLRIVALLVEEGDRVERGAVLARLSLEMIETQEAANLAATAKAEAAILQAKSQIVQVQAARTEARQALERAQALVRTGNATAVTLEQRVSAAQGADGRLEAARAGLALAEADLAAARAQGREIGLRRARTEIRAPEAGLVNRRTARVGATASAVGEPLFRLIARGEIELEGEVPESALPRLRADAPARLEWEDGRVTLGAVRRVYPEVDRATRLGRVRIRLDADPALHIGAFARGRVEVARREGVAVPLAAVLYAADGSASVLAVSDGRVSARRVETGLSAEGFTELRSGIATGEAVVARAGSFLRDGDRVRPVPPTARAAAAR, translated from the coding sequence ATGCCGGCCCGTTTGTTCTTCCATCCCGCCGCGATGGGCCTCGCCGCCCTCGTGCTCGCGACCTTGCAGACGACCCCGCCGGCCCGCGCCGCCGAGGAGCCGCCTGCGGCCGGGGTGCCCGATCCCGCCGCGCTCCTGCCCGCGGTGAGCGTGGTCCCCGCCGAGCGCCGGGAGATCGTCGAGCGGGCGGTGGTGACCGGGACGCTGGTTCCCCGCGACGAGATCCTCGTCGCCCCCGAGGTCGAGGGCCTGCGCATCGTCGCGCTGCTGGTCGAGGAGGGCGACCGGGTCGAGCGCGGCGCGGTGCTGGCGCGGCTCTCGCTGGAGATGATCGAGACGCAGGAGGCTGCCAACCTCGCGGCCACCGCGAAGGCGGAGGCCGCGATCCTCCAGGCGAAGAGCCAGATCGTCCAGGTCCAGGCCGCCCGGACCGAGGCGCGCCAAGCCCTGGAGCGGGCGCAGGCGCTGGTGCGGACCGGCAACGCCACCGCCGTCACCCTGGAGCAGCGGGTCTCGGCGGCGCAGGGCGCCGACGGCCGGCTCGAGGCGGCGCGGGCCGGGTTGGCGCTGGCCGAGGCGGATCTCGCCGCGGCGCGGGCGCAGGGGCGCGAGATCGGCCTGCGCCGGGCCCGCACCGAGATCCGTGCCCCGGAGGCCGGCCTCGTCAACCGCCGCACGGCGCGGGTCGGCGCCACCGCGAGCGCGGTCGGCGAGCCGCTGTTTCGCCTGATCGCCCGCGGCGAGATCGAGCTGGAGGGCGAGGTGCCGGAATCCGCCCTGCCGCGGCTCAGGGCCGACGCCCCGGCGCGGCTCGAATGGGAGGACGGGCGCGTGACGCTTGGCGCCGTGCGCCGGGTCTATCCCGAGGTCGACCGGGCGACGCGGCTCGGCCGGGTCCGCATCCGCCTGGACGCCGACCCGGCGCTGCATATCGGTGCCTTCGCCCGCGGCCGGGTCGAGGTCGCCCGGCGCGAGGGCGTGGCGGTGCCGCTCGCCGCCGTGCTCTACGCCGCCGACGGCTCGGCCAGCGTGCTCGCGGTTTCGGACGGCCGCGTCTCCGCCCGCCGGGTCGAGACCGGCCTCTCGGCCGAAGGCTTCACGGAACTGCGCTCCGGCATCGCGACCGGGGAGGCGGTGGTCGCCCGCGCCGGCTCGTTCCTGCGCGACGGAGACCGGGTGCGGCCCGTCCCGCCGACGGCCCGGGCGGCCGCGGCCCGCTGA
- a CDS encoding GGDEF domain-containing protein, translating into MDVVTMLVMSLAAAAAAAGFLAVEWRTLRSPALLLWSAGFATIVLGCSLSPARAASFLVGVWFANGLLVVAHLLFLFGTARFTGRRISRLWWGLLLAWAGLLLLPAGIDPTPAFAMTNSGLVALAALRAAHLLLSRTGTPFPERTAASDALGAVFLAHGTFYAAKALLVPVPGAFVSLVGFKGVLIQVSLFEGILVEMLLALLMAAAVRRRREEAMTALAERDPLTGAFNRRAFESRAAEALRDMAARRQPGALLLLDVDRFKTVNDSFGHAVGDRILVALTGVLEACLPRDAILARLGGDEFVLLVPGLDAAAASRLGAAIRDRMAREGGRGLPTGATISLGAALFTGGPAGLDTLMALADTALYEAKANGRDRLQARRLEPVAERIPDRSVPGAAKTHVSAQDGCCA; encoded by the coding sequence ATGGATGTGGTCACCATGCTTGTCATGAGCCTCGCGGCGGCCGCGGCCGCCGCAGGCTTCCTGGCCGTCGAGTGGCGGACCCTGCGCAGCCCCGCGCTGCTGCTGTGGAGCGCGGGCTTCGCCACGATCGTCCTCGGCTGCTCGCTCTCGCCGGCCCGCGCCGCCTCCTTCCTCGTCGGGGTCTGGTTCGCCAACGGCCTGCTCGTCGTCGCCCACCTCCTGTTCCTGTTCGGCACCGCCCGCTTCACCGGGCGCCGGATCTCACGGCTCTGGTGGGGCCTGCTCTTGGCCTGGGCCGGGCTCCTGCTCCTGCCGGCGGGGATCGACCCGACGCCGGCCTTCGCGATGACCAATTCCGGCCTCGTCGCCCTCGCCGCCCTGCGGGCTGCCCACCTCCTGCTGTCGCGGACCGGCACGCCCTTCCCGGAGCGCACCGCGGCCTCCGACGCGCTGGGCGCCGTCTTCCTCGCCCACGGCACCTTCTACGCCGCCAAGGCGCTGCTCGTGCCCGTGCCGGGCGCCTTCGTCAGCCTCGTCGGCTTCAAGGGGGTGCTGATCCAGGTCTCGCTGTTCGAGGGCATTCTCGTCGAGATGCTGCTCGCGCTTCTGATGGCTGCCGCGGTGCGCCGCCGCCGGGAGGAGGCGATGACGGCGCTGGCTGAGCGCGATCCCCTCACCGGCGCCTTCAACCGCCGTGCCTTCGAGAGCCGCGCCGCGGAGGCGTTGCGCGACATGGCCGCCCGGCGCCAGCCCGGTGCCCTGCTGCTGCTCGACGTGGACCGGTTCAAGACGGTCAACGACAGCTTCGGCCACGCCGTCGGCGACCGCATCCTCGTGGCGCTCACCGGCGTGCTGGAGGCCTGCCTGCCGCGCGATGCGATCCTGGCGCGGCTCGGCGGGGACGAGTTCGTGCTCCTCGTGCCGGGTCTCGACGCGGCGGCGGCGTCCAGGCTCGGCGCGGCGATCCGTGACCGCATGGCCCGCGAGGGCGGCAGGGGCCTGCCCACCGGCGCCACGATCAGCCTCGGCGCCGCCCTGTTCACCGGCGGCCCGGCCGGGCTCGACACCCTGATGGCGCTCGCCGACACGGCGCTCTACGAGGCCAAGGCAAATGGCCGCGACCGCCTGCAGGCCCGCCGCCTGGAGCCGGTTGCGGAGCGGATTCCGGATCGATCCGTGCCGGGGGCAGCCAAGACGCACGTGTCGGCGCAGGACGGCTGCTGCGCCTGA
- the hspQ gene encoding heat shock protein HspQ, producing the protein MTQTSMRTAKFGLGAVVRHRIYPFRGVVFDVDPEFANTEEWWLAIPEDVRPRKDQPFYHLLAENADSEYVAYVSEQNLVPDTSGEALRHAGIPEVFERSADGAYRMRIGHAN; encoded by the coding sequence ATGACCCAGACCAGCATGAGAACCGCCAAATTCGGCCTCGGGGCGGTGGTCCGGCATCGGATCTACCCGTTCCGGGGCGTGGTGTTCGACGTGGACCCGGAATTCGCCAACACCGAGGAATGGTGGCTCGCGATTCCGGAGGACGTCCGGCCGCGCAAGGACCAGCCGTTCTACCACCTGCTCGCCGAGAACGCGGACAGCGAGTACGTCGCCTACGTCTCCGAGCAGAATCTCGTGCCCGACACCTCCGGCGAGGCCCTGCGCCATGCCGGCATCCCCGAGGTGTTCGAGCGCAGCGCCGACGGCGCCTACCGCATGCGGATCGGCCACGCGAACTGA
- a CDS encoding HpcH/HpaI aldolase/citrate lyase family protein has translation MKLPRRFFQPLAAGAPEPFRELPIKLERMIHFVPPHNEKVRARVPELAKTVDVVLGNLEDAVPADQKEAARKGFVEMAKATDFAASGTGLWTRINALNSPWILDDLFTLVAEVGAKLDVVMVPKVEGPWDIHYIDQLLAQLEARHGVTKPILVHAILETAEGVANVDSIACASPRMHGMSLGPADLAASRGMKTTRVGGGHPDYRVLSDPKGEEARASAQQDLWHYTIARMVDACMANGIKAFYGPFGDFSDSAACEVQFRNAFLMGCAGAWTLHPSQVALAKTVFAPDPAEVNFASRIVEAMPDGTGAVMIDGKMQDDATWKQAKVIVDLARLVADKDPDLAKVYNLP, from the coding sequence ATGAAACTGCCGCGCCGCTTCTTCCAGCCGCTCGCCGCGGGTGCGCCCGAGCCGTTCCGCGAACTGCCGATCAAGCTCGAGCGGATGATCCACTTCGTGCCGCCGCACAACGAGAAGGTCCGCGCCCGCGTGCCCGAACTCGCCAAGACGGTGGACGTGGTGCTCGGCAACCTGGAGGACGCGGTCCCCGCCGACCAGAAGGAGGCGGCGCGCAAGGGCTTCGTTGAGATGGCCAAGGCCACCGATTTCGCGGCCTCCGGCACCGGCCTGTGGACCCGCATCAATGCCCTGAACTCGCCCTGGATCCTCGACGACCTGTTCACCCTCGTCGCCGAGGTCGGCGCGAAGCTCGACGTCGTGATGGTGCCGAAGGTCGAGGGGCCCTGGGACATCCACTACATCGACCAGCTGCTCGCCCAGCTCGAGGCGCGCCACGGGGTGACGAAGCCGATCCTCGTCCACGCCATCCTCGAGACGGCGGAGGGCGTGGCCAACGTCGATTCCATCGCCTGCGCCTCGCCGCGCATGCACGGCATGAGCCTCGGCCCCGCCGATCTCGCGGCGTCCCGCGGCATGAAGACCACCCGCGTCGGCGGCGGCCACCCGGATTACCGGGTGCTGTCCGATCCGAAGGGCGAGGAAGCCCGCGCCTCCGCCCAGCAGGATCTGTGGCACTACACCATCGCCCGGATGGTCGATGCCTGCATGGCCAACGGCATCAAGGCGTTCTACGGCCCGTTCGGCGACTTCTCCGATTCGGCCGCCTGCGAGGTGCAGTTCCGCAACGCCTTCCTGATGGGCTGCGCCGGCGCCTGGACCCTGCATCCGAGCCAGGTGGCCCTGGCCAAGACCGTGTTCGCCCCCGATCCGGCCGAGGTGAACTTCGCCTCCCGCATCGTCGAGGCGATGCCCGACGGCACCGGCGCGGTGATGATCGACGGCAAGATGCAGGACGACGCCACCTGGAAGCAGGCCAAGGTCATCGTCGATCTCGCCCGGCTCGTGGCCGACAAGGACCCGGATCTCGCCAAGGTCTACAATCTGCCCTGA
- a CDS encoding patatin-like phospholipase family protein, translating to MPKLFNEPIMQTFPSGPRRGGTLAGTLAGMLLALTLSQGALAGPAAKKTADARPDYTAAQAATAQPEGLPASVRIAGDDTRAFQSLIDGAPRAADPWLVLSGGGENGAFAAGLLAGWAERGDRPDFGVITGVSTGALIAPFAFAAPTLGDRADAALRENYTEISAADVFEFGGTQDALTDTWPLKQRIGRAVTPALLKAVAAEHAKGRRLLIATTQVDSERPVLWDMGAIAQRNAETGDPRALALFRSIVLASAAVPGVFPPVEIPADVKEGAKAKPVTELHDDGGAMAPFYLAPAAALEGETRLRLPTNRVYLVVNNRLEPEFQMASRTTLSVLGRTMSAAIKAQTRAALALTKGYAARTGLDLRIALIDGRFAKTSEKPFDQPYMKALFAYGEALAREGDAFAQANPPATAQGPDLGKGLDKGFGLDRTEATESTGSVAASR from the coding sequence ATGCCAAAACTGTTCAACGAACCGATCATGCAGACTTTTCCGTCCGGCCCGCGCAGGGGCGGGACCTTGGCTGGCACCTTGGCCGGCATGCTGCTCGCGCTGACCCTGTCGCAGGGGGCGCTGGCCGGGCCGGCGGCGAAGAAGACCGCCGACGCGCGCCCGGACTACACCGCCGCCCAGGCCGCGACCGCGCAGCCCGAGGGCCTGCCGGCCTCGGTGCGGATCGCGGGCGACGACACGCGTGCGTTCCAGTCGCTGATCGACGGGGCGCCCCGCGCCGCCGATCCCTGGCTGGTGCTCTCCGGCGGCGGCGAGAACGGCGCCTTCGCCGCCGGCCTTCTGGCGGGCTGGGCGGAGCGCGGCGACCGCCCCGATTTCGGCGTCATCACCGGCGTCTCGACCGGCGCGCTGATCGCCCCCTTCGCCTTCGCGGCGCCGACGCTCGGCGACCGGGCCGACGCGGCGCTTCGCGAGAACTACACCGAGATCTCGGCGGCCGACGTGTTCGAGTTCGGCGGCACGCAAGACGCGCTCACAGACACCTGGCCGCTCAAGCAGCGGATCGGGCGCGCGGTGACGCCGGCCCTGCTCAAGGCGGTGGCGGCCGAGCATGCCAAGGGCCGCCGTCTGCTGATCGCCACGACGCAGGTGGACAGCGAGCGGCCGGTGCTGTGGGACATGGGGGCGATCGCCCAACGCAACGCCGAGACCGGCGACCCGCGGGCGCTGGCCTTGTTCCGCTCGATCGTGCTCGCCTCGGCGGCGGTGCCCGGCGTCTTCCCGCCAGTGGAGATCCCCGCCGACGTGAAGGAGGGGGCGAAAGCCAAGCCTGTCACGGAGTTGCACGACGACGGCGGGGCGATGGCCCCATTCTACCTCGCGCCGGCCGCCGCCCTGGAGGGGGAGACGCGGCTGCGCCTGCCGACGAACCGGGTCTACCTCGTCGTCAACAACCGGCTCGAGCCGGAATTCCAGATGGCCTCACGCACCACGCTCTCGGTGCTCGGCCGCACCATGTCGGCGGCGATCAAGGCGCAGACCCGCGCGGCGCTCGCGCTCACCAAGGGCTATGCCGCCCGCACCGGCCTGGATCTCCGGATCGCCCTCATCGACGGGCGCTTCGCCAAGACCTCAGAGAAGCCGTTCGACCAGCCCTACATGAAGGCGCTGTTCGCCTACGGCGAGGCCCTGGCCCGCGAGGGCGACGCCTTCGCCCAGGCGAACCCGCCCGCGACGGCCCAGGGGCCGGACCTTGGCAAAGGTCTCGACAAGGGTTTTGGCCTGGATCGGACCGAGGCGACGGAATCGACCGGTTCCGTCGCGGCCTCGCGCTGA
- a CDS encoding winged helix-turn-helix domain-containing protein, producing MVLSEAEALARLEVLRRQRDAIERQIADFLLYLDLGRRLGSPASPDADGRADAPIPVPAPAPQPVQAPAAAPPAPPSAAPERPAAPAVPAPAEGEAGLSETVLARRYGRAVIEAVLAVLEEAGRPMHASEILARITEQGFALPGQDPVAALNTRLWKRSGPGGPLKRLGEAVYAPADAEEA from the coding sequence ATGGTCCTGTCGGAAGCCGAGGCACTTGCGCGGCTGGAGGTGCTGCGTCGGCAGCGCGACGCGATCGAGCGGCAGATCGCCGATTTCCTCCTCTACCTCGATCTCGGCCGACGCCTCGGTAGCCCGGCCTCGCCGGACGCGGATGGACGAGCGGACGCCCCCATCCCCGTTCCGGCCCCCGCGCCGCAACCGGTGCAGGCGCCGGCCGCTGCCCCTCCGGCTCCGCCCTCCGCGGCGCCCGAGAGGCCTGCGGCACCGGCTGTCCCCGCGCCGGCCGAGGGTGAGGCAGGCCTGTCGGAGACGGTGCTGGCCCGCCGCTACGGCCGGGCGGTAATCGAGGCGGTGCTCGCCGTCCTGGAGGAGGCAGGCCGCCCGATGCATGCGAGCGAGATTCTGGCGCGGATCACCGAGCAGGGCTTTGCCCTGCCGGGGCAGGATCCGGTGGCGGCGCTCAACACCCGGCTTTGGAAGCGCTCAGGCCCCGGCGGTCCGCTGAAGCGCCTGGGCGAGGCCGTCTACGCCCCGGCCGATGCGGAAGAGGCGTAA
- a CDS encoding replication protein RepA — translation MSGLEAKIAAIRDPDLQAELEAARGGFLFAPIVEHLLFRQRERDAARAQEGAQAEAREAMGRDRRRRDAVREVIESEPTGPENLQHLHSVLALCGLPYRDPGDARDFVREYGRNSLSLSAGRLKNPITGEMELQGLPYGPKARLVLLHLCTEAVRQRSPVIEVADSLSGFMKAMGFAVTGGERGTIGAFKEQLNRLAACSMQLGLWDGEGQASTLNVPPFRQLELWRRGDDGLVWQRTVSFHQDFYDSLIRHALPVDIRAARAFSGSARKLDLLFWTGYRLRALQRPLRLTWDNLHRQFGAENASLRSFRQAFKADLAGLLEVFPRLRIDLDEGGMLLHPADPGSLLVPPKAARTARATASAARA, via the coding sequence ATGTCGGGGCTTGAGGCCAAGATCGCCGCGATCCGCGACCCGGATCTGCAGGCGGAGCTGGAGGCGGCGCGGGGCGGGTTCCTGTTCGCGCCGATCGTCGAGCACCTGCTGTTCCGCCAGCGCGAGCGCGACGCCGCTCGAGCCCAGGAGGGCGCGCAGGCCGAGGCCCGCGAGGCCATGGGCCGCGACCGCCGCCGCCGCGACGCCGTGCGCGAGGTGATCGAGAGCGAGCCGACCGGTCCGGAAAACCTCCAGCACCTGCACTCGGTGCTCGCGCTGTGCGGCCTGCCCTACCGCGATCCCGGCGACGCCCGCGACTTCGTGCGGGAATACGGCCGCAACTCGCTCAGCCTCTCGGCGGGACGCCTGAAGAACCCGATCACCGGCGAGATGGAGCTGCAGGGCCTGCCCTACGGCCCCAAGGCCCGGCTGGTGCTCCTGCATCTCTGCACCGAGGCGGTGCGCCAGAGGAGCCCCGTCATCGAAGTCGCCGACAGCCTCTCGGGCTTCATGAAGGCGATGGGGTTTGCCGTCACCGGCGGCGAGCGCGGCACCATCGGCGCCTTCAAGGAACAGCTCAACCGGCTCGCCGCCTGCTCGATGCAACTCGGCCTGTGGGACGGGGAGGGACAGGCCTCGACCCTCAACGTGCCGCCCTTCCGCCAGCTCGAACTGTGGCGGCGCGGCGATGACGGCCTCGTCTGGCAGCGCACCGTCTCGTTCCATCAGGATTTCTACGACAGCCTGATCCGGCACGCCCTGCCGGTCGATATCCGCGCCGCGCGGGCCTTCTCCGGCTCGGCGCGCAAGCTCGACCTCCTGTTCTGGACCGGCTACCGCCTGCGCGCCCTGCAGCGCCCCCTGCGGCTGACCTGGGACAACCTGCACCGCCAGTTTGGCGCCGAGAACGCCAGCCTGCGCAGCTTCCGCCAAGCCTTCAAGGCGGATCTCGCCGGCCTGCTCGAGGTGTTCCCGCGGCTGCGGATCGACCTCGACGAGGGCGGCATGCTGCTCCACCCGGCCGATCCCGGCAGCCTGCTGGTACCGCCCAAGGCCGCCCGCACCGCGCGCGCGACGGCGAGTGCGGCCCGCGCCTGA
- the mazG gene encoding nucleoside triphosphate pyrophosphohydrolase: MDEAPIDRLLTLMARLRDPERGCAWDVQQSYASIVPYTIEEAYEVADAVERGDRADLRDELGDLLLQVVFQARIAEEEGAFCFDDVAEAICAKLIRRHPHVFDASGGFLPPERRPTDPAAIKAAWETIKARERAEKAAAGKAEAAGLLAGVSRALPALARADRISKRAAGVGFDWPDAAQVLAKVREEADEVEESLEKGEPEAVFEEIGDLLFSVANLARHAGVDPEEALRRGTLKFERRFTAMAARLASEGHALEDTALPAMEAAWQAVKRDEKA, encoded by the coding sequence ATGGACGAGGCGCCGATCGACAGGCTGCTGACGCTGATGGCGCGCCTGCGCGATCCGGAACGGGGCTGCGCCTGGGACGTGCAGCAGAGCTATGCCAGCATCGTCCCCTACACGATCGAGGAAGCCTACGAGGTCGCCGACGCGGTCGAGCGCGGCGACCGGGCCGATCTGCGCGACGAACTCGGCGATCTGCTGCTCCAGGTCGTGTTCCAGGCGCGGATCGCGGAGGAGGAGGGCGCCTTCTGCTTCGACGACGTCGCCGAGGCGATCTGCGCCAAGCTGATCCGGCGCCACCCGCACGTCTTCGACGCGTCCGGAGGTTTCCTGCCGCCCGAGCGGCGCCCGACCGACCCGGCGGCGATCAAGGCGGCCTGGGAGACGATCAAGGCGCGGGAGCGCGCGGAGAAGGCGGCGGCCGGGAAAGCGGAAGCGGCGGGACTGCTCGCCGGCGTCTCGCGCGCCCTCCCCGCCCTCGCCCGGGCCGACCGGATCTCGAAGCGGGCAGCCGGCGTCGGCTTCGATTGGCCGGACGCGGCCCAGGTCCTGGCCAAGGTGCGCGAGGAGGCCGACGAGGTCGAGGAGAGCTTGGAGAAGGGCGAGCCGGAGGCGGTGTTCGAGGAGATCGGCGACCTGCTGTTCTCGGTCGCCAACCTCGCCCGTCACGCCGGCGTCGATCCGGAGGAGGCGCTGCGGCGCGGCACCCTCAAGTTCGAGCGCCGCTTCACCGCCATGGCCGCCCGGCTCGCCAGCGAGGGCCACGCCCTGGAGGACACCGCCCTCCCCGCGATGGAAGCCGCGTGGCAGGCGGTGAAGCGCGACGAGAAGGCGTGA
- a CDS encoding DoxX family protein, whose translation MCDDRRWLRTGLTGLYGFIGVVHLTATERFLPIMPGWVPQPRLVVIGTGLCEIAGALALFVPRLRRLAGIMLALYAVCVFPANIKQAVEGIAVPPIPDTWWYHGPRLALQPVMVWWALYAVHVIDWPFTTRKTGDPRVSR comes from the coding sequence ATGTGCGACGACCGCCGCTGGCTGCGCACCGGACTGACTGGCCTCTACGGCTTCATCGGTGTCGTCCACCTCACCGCCACCGAGCGCTTCCTGCCGATCATGCCGGGTTGGGTGCCGCAGCCGCGCCTCGTGGTGATCGGCACCGGCCTGTGCGAGATCGCGGGTGCGCTGGCGCTGTTCGTGCCGCGGCTGCGGCGGCTCGCCGGCATCATGCTGGCGCTCTACGCGGTCTGCGTGTTCCCGGCCAACATCAAGCAGGCGGTGGAGGGCATCGCCGTGCCGCCGATTCCCGACACGTGGTGGTATCACGGCCCCCGCCTCGCGCTTCAGCCGGTGATGGTGTGGTGGGCGCTCTACGCCGTCCACGTCATCGATTGGCCCTTCACGACACGAAAAACGGGCGATCCCAGGGTATCTCGTTAA
- the rimO gene encoding 30S ribosomal protein S12 methylthiotransferase RimO, producing the protein MTATASPSDPKGAAAPRISFVSLGCPKALVDSERILTHLRAEGYELSRRHDGADVVIVNTCGFLDSAKAESLQAIGEAMAENGRVIVTGCMGAQPEEIREKYPNLLAVTGPQAYESVVAAVHEAVPPAHDPFLDLIPPQGVKLTPRHYAYLKISEGCNNRCTFCIIPSLRGDLVSRPAGDVLREAEKLVKAGVKELLVVSQDTSAYGIDTRYASSPWRDREVRARFYDLASELGELGAWVRLHYVYPYPHVDEVIPLMAEGKILPYLDMPLQHASPSVLKRMRRPGNQERQLDRIRRWREICPDLAIRSTFIVGFPGETDAEFEELLDWIREARLERVGCFEYEPVRGATANDLGLLVPPEVKAERKRRFMEAQNHVSLRLQRAKVGKRLSVIIDEVGPTGARGRSKADAPEIDGSVHVASRRPVRPGDIVTVKIERADAYDLHGIAV; encoded by the coding sequence ATGACCGCAACCGCCTCTCCCTCGGACCCCAAGGGCGCCGCCGCGCCGCGGATCTCGTTCGTGTCGCTGGGCTGCCCCAAGGCGCTCGTCGATTCCGAGCGCATCCTCACCCATCTGCGGGCCGAGGGCTACGAGCTGAGCCGCCGCCACGACGGGGCGGACGTGGTCATCGTCAACACCTGCGGCTTTCTCGATTCGGCCAAGGCCGAGTCGCTTCAGGCGATCGGCGAGGCCATGGCCGAGAACGGCCGGGTGATCGTGACGGGCTGCATGGGCGCGCAGCCGGAGGAGATCCGCGAGAAGTATCCGAACCTCTTGGCCGTCACCGGCCCCCAGGCCTACGAGTCGGTGGTCGCCGCGGTGCACGAGGCGGTGCCCCCCGCCCACGATCCGTTCCTCGACCTGATCCCGCCGCAGGGGGTCAAGCTCACCCCGCGCCACTACGCCTATCTGAAGATTTCCGAGGGCTGCAACAACCGCTGCACCTTCTGCATCATCCCGAGCTTACGCGGCGACCTCGTCAGCCGCCCGGCGGGCGACGTGCTGCGCGAGGCGGAAAAGCTCGTCAAAGCCGGGGTGAAGGAGTTGCTCGTCGTCTCTCAGGACACCTCGGCCTACGGCATCGACACGCGCTACGCGTCGAGCCCGTGGCGGGACCGGGAAGTGCGCGCCCGGTTCTACGATCTGGCCTCCGAACTCGGCGAACTCGGCGCCTGGGTGCGGCTGCACTACGTCTACCCCTACCCGCATGTCGACGAGGTCATCCCGCTGATGGCCGAGGGCAAGATCCTTCCCTATCTCGACATGCCGCTCCAGCACGCGAGCCCCTCGGTGCTCAAGCGCATGCGCCGGCCGGGCAACCAAGAACGCCAACTCGACCGCATCCGGCGCTGGCGCGAGATCTGCCCGGATCTCGCCATCCGCTCGACCTTCATCGTCGGCTTCCCCGGCGAGACCGATGCCGAGTTCGAGGAACTGCTCGATTGGATTCGCGAGGCGCGGCTCGAGCGCGTCGGCTGCTTCGAGTACGAGCCGGTCCGCGGCGCCACCGCCAACGATCTCGGCCTGCTGGTGCCGCCGGAGGTGAAGGCCGAGCGCAAGCGCCGCTTCATGGAGGCGCAGAACCACGTCTCGCTGCGCTTGCAGCGGGCGAAGGTGGGCAAGCGCTTGTCAGTCATCATCGACGAGGTGGGTCCGACCGGCGCGCGCGGCCGCTCCAAGGCCGACGCGCCGGAGATCGACGGCAGCGTCCACGTCGCCTCGCGCCGCCCGGTGCGGCCCGGCGACATCGTCACCGTGAAGATCGAGCGGGCCGATGCCTACGATCTGCACGGCATCGCGGTCTAG